In Papaver somniferum cultivar HN1 chromosome 9, ASM357369v1, whole genome shotgun sequence, the genomic stretch ATTAAGAAAGgtagaaacaacaacaacaacaacatggaaGTGCTAAAGAGATGGGTCGACTCTAAAGAATTACGAGAAACTTGTCTACTTGGTAGCATGTGAATAACATTAGAGTACTCAATTTTTAGAAACTGACCAAATTTAACCATCAATAATCAACAGTTTCGCAAAACAATAGCAATCGTTAGAGAGAAACAAACACGATAAAATAGAAATTCTCTGATGCAGAAGTTAGACTAACACAGATACGATGACCGTGGTGTTTCCGAAATCCACATGCAGATCCTGATACGGCATTCACCATACCAGTCTTCAAAACTGCAAACAAGTAAAACATCAATTTATATGTATCTCCGATAAGTACAACAAAGTTAAAATTCATTTGTTGACATTAGAGTACTCAATTTATATATGTATCTCAGTTAACATTAGAGTACTCAACAAAGTTAACATTAGAGTACTCAATTTATATATGTATCTCAGTTAAAATTCCTTTGAATCTACCCAACCCTGAACCAGAGCTTCAATGTTCTTGTCTAGagcaaacaaaattaaaattgatTAATGCCCCCTATTGCCTAACCAAAACAAACTCCTTTTTTGCTCACCCTTGGCATCAAATTACACCATACGGTTCacagaattaaaaaaaataaaataatcaaaaccTAGAAACGAGGTGAAATCTATACAGTATCAAAAACTGAGCGGCACCTAAAACCCTCATTAGAAAAAACATCAATACGAACCAAGAAAATAGTTGAGAGTGAAACTGAAAGAGATTTACAAGCAGGTCTAGACTGATGAAAACCACGACCATCAGGACGAACCCAATCGACATCTTTGAATATAGATTGTCGTTTTTTGTTTGATGGAGATGGTGAATACGTTGTTGGAGCTCCCGTTGTTGGAGATGGTAAATGTTTTGTGGAAAATTGTCGCTTGAAAAACACAGAACTCTTTAGACTTGCGGGTTTTAGACTGGGTCTAGGGCTCTTCCCAGCCACTTCAAAAACACCTTTACACATCAGCCACGGAAAGTCCTAGCTCTTCCGGTTTTTTCTAGAGAAATCCAGGGACAGCTAACCGTTAGTCGTTTTAAGCAAAAAAGACGGACATTGATCAGCCGTTCTCTATATAACGGTCACTAATTGTCCGTTTTAGAGGAAACGGTTAATGGTTAACCGCTCTCCTTATCTTGACCAGTCAAAATCTTTTGAACCGGCTAACCATTAACCGTTCCACTATTTACCCTAAAACATCCAGAGAATTCGACAGAGAATTTTGGTtcttcctgttttttttttcagacacacagttcttcttcttcccctccgTTAAAAATCAAAAAGCATcgttttcttccatttttttgtttGGGTTTGTAGAACAAAGGGTGAATTCGAAGTTGGAATTGATTTGAAGGCGTTTTAACCACTCAATCCTTAAAGGTAAACTATTTtaacctaaaaccctagtttccaATTTCCTTTTCAATTAAGATTAATTGTGCAAGATTGATAGGTTATTAATACTAATTGAATCCCACAACTATTAGTTACTGCTTTTTGTTTGTTTAAAATTTATTTAACATGACAAATCTTTGATACTTATTGATGAACATGGTTGATTGGTTAGTTGTTGATGAACACGGTTGAATTGTAGTGACATTTGATTTTAAATAATCCTAATTATGTTGCATGTCTTGTAATCTGGATAATACACAATTCATAGAAATGTGGGAATCCAAAGTTGTTAGTAAGATATGGTTTTGAGTATGAAATTAAGTTTTTCCTCCAAGAGATTTACATTTGTTTGGTGATTTTCATACGTTTATATTTGTTTGTTTGGTGCATTTAGATAATGATATGGAGTACCTGACGGACCAAAAGTTGTCCGTAAAAGGTATAGATGGTTATACATCCGGTATAGATGCACCGAGGATGAAAATGAGGACCAGTTGGGGAAGCCTTAAGGATTATTATGATATCGTTGTATGGAATAGTCCACGCGCACGTCAGGtattagataattgtggtttttcCAAGATATTTTCGTTTAATTTTAAGAATTCAGATGTGCAACTCACAAATGCTCTAGTAGCTAGATGGTGGCATACAAACAAGACTTTCCATTTCCCGGGCTTTGAAATACGATTGACACATTTAGACTTTGTAATGTTAACTGAAATTCCTATAGGTAAGGGTGAGCCTATAAATTACTCTAAGAGGTTAACTAGAGAATATTATGAAAGTTTAGAGAATTTGTACTTTAGTGGTGTAATCGCCAACCTAAATAGTCCATCTGCAAATATGGAAGATGATGCTCAACCTCCCCCTANNNNNNNNNNNNNNNNNNNNNNNNNNNNNNNNNNNNNNNNNNNNNNNNNNNNNNNNNNNNNNNNNNNNNNNNNNNNNNNNNNNNNNNNNNNNNNNNNNNNNNNNNNNNNNNNNNNNNNNNNNNNNNNNNNNNNNNNNNNNNNNNNNNCCCCACCCGACAAGCCAGGACTTCTAAAAAACCATGGGATAGTAAATTCTCAGTTGTATGTCTCTCTCACCTTTCATCTTATATAAACAGTAGGAAACTCATGGACAACTCTGAGGTATGGGAGGAATTGACTAGGATTTATCTTCTTTGGGTTATTGGTCAAGGATTCACCGGAACGACTTCCACTAACGCTTCAAAAGCATGGTTGGTTGTTTTGGGAGATTCAGAAAGCTTGCAAAATCTTGGTAGGTTTGATTGGGGTTCATTTATTTATGGTAGGTTGTTAAACAACTTGGACAAGGTTTCTAGTGGTGTTGATAATAACATGGCAGTAATGTGAATGATATTAGAGTATTGGTACTATATTTACTTTCGTAATTGTCAACCATTACTAAAATTTGGATCATTCGACCCTGAACAAATGTACCCTGCGATTAATATGTTTCAATAAACCCATACAGAGGGTGTGAAACAATCAGACTCCGGGAAACATTCTATGAGCAATGCTAAAAGACAGATGGATCTGAGACTGTCACCTGGAGCAGTTGTTTGGCGACCATGGGTATTGAATGCCCACTATAGAGATGAGGAAGTAGTTTTAGCAAGAGAGGTTAGTCGTAAGAGAATATATTTCAGGGGAGTAGTGGATATGAAAGATGAGGTCCTTTATCTTGGGGAGAGATGTTTGAGGCAGGTGTTAGGTATAATTTCAATTCCTTGTACGCCTCTTGATTTTTCAGTCACTAGAAGTGAGGATATAAGATAAGGGTTTCATTACTTTCTAGCAGATGATACTGAACATGTAGGTTGGTGAAAAACTGTCAGCATGGGTCCTTTGTTGCCAGATTTGAGTCGTGTTCAAAGCCACGAAGAGGTTGGTATTGGTAACATTGGAAGCTCTCGTTTCGTTCCTAATGTACTTGCTCCAAGTCAGTTTGCAGAAACATTTGTATATACCCAACCGGAGACATCATCTACTTTTCCTACAGTAGAGTGGTCATTTCCGTATGTGAACTCGGGGGGAATACGTGAAATACATCATCTTCCGAATATCACCCATCGTCTTGATTGGAGTAACATCCATGACACTTAGGTTAGTTATTAATGCACCttatttttgtaaatttattagtataaatataattttttattagtttttttttaccaATCAATAATGTAACAGGATCACTGGAAAGGATTGGCACAACAAAGTTTTGAAAAGACTGATGCACTGGAGAAACTATTGTATGACCGTTTTACGTATGGGTTTTCCAATACTGGCGTTACATCTTCTAGTGCTTTTATCACTAACCAATCCCAGGAAGAAGCTTCTCTGGATGGGACATTTCGTATGTTGAGCTTAGGTGGTTCTGGTGAGTGTATCCGTAGGCGCCAAGCTACTTCTACTTTGGATGATCACGGAACAGGGTATCACCCAGTTGTCATGGACACCGGTATTAGTCCTACCTACTCAATCCCAAGATTGAGTCAAGAAGAAAATCCTTACTTGAACAGTAATGTGAATTTAAATACAGATATGGAGTTTGTTGTTGAAACCCAGGTTGAGAGTGAAAAGGCGATGTGGATTTAAATACAGATATTGAGTTTGTTGTAatcccaaatatacctcaagctaaaacttttcctacctataagtcctttctccgaaagtgattgtctatggactgagtcgagacaatacaactaatcggttcacacttcgtgcgatcgtctatggatacgagatcgagacaatacaacaacgaagtatgtttacttgatacaaatgttcggacttaaccaaacacaatagaattgcttatcaagtaaatatgaattaacgtttgtgtgacttactttaattataataaaataattataatacggaaaataaaagtaaatgacacagcaagattttgttaacgaggaaaccgaaaatgcagaaaaaccccgggaccttgtctagaattgaatactctcaggattaagccgctacacaaaattacacctaacttcgtatagttgataccaagtaactaacactatagttcacttagttccgtttgtattcccacgcctccgaattgtgaataagtcacgtacttggaacaattcctttggttcgtattccaaacagtaaggaacaaaaaatctttttggtatcaagtctattcaaccaagtgatatgagtcggacaaaggctcttccgtttatcttaacataaactccttcgtcgggtctttagatctatcttatgttcaatcacccaaagttaattgtttaagattaagccaacaacacctttaatccgaagaactgtgttgatgccgatctactcaattaatcaatccaatctaccacaaggataaaccgattattaattggatcctcttttaccgaaacaagtattgtgcacaccaaagattataaaacccaagtcagatcttcaatatcttctttgtcttcaaatcttcttaaatcttcaataaagacctgcacacaatcacttgaatctcttgtgatcaatcacgcacagaacatagtctgttaacaatggattatcacaagattgtctttagaactaacaacagtctaaagatccctgccgaaactctgaactagtttgagtgaatcttatatcagaagactcaagaataaacaaactaggtgcaatcagatttcaaccaccgttagtcaatcaaatcaatcaaaaacaaagataaaccgcaattatctagtttcccaccaacaggtcgcgctagagcttctcaatcccaaagaagactttaaaatgagaggccgtaagagatttcacctaattagattactttcctctccgataagcggctacaccagtaacaaagacaaaagaggaattctgttgttacgaaggattagtttgctagaaaggaaaacattgtgtatttatagacaaggaagtttggacaccaaggaatttctaaaatcgaaaatattctcaagaaattcataaaagcacagattcggttttcataattcctggaaattctctgtccaaaaataacgatcgaaatttctcaaaaaatctaattaataaatgcacattactaattctatactttccctacaaaatgaaattaataaccttaattaaaatattcttaacttacttatgtttcgatcctgggattctattcccttagccgttaaggaatatctttgagcagttatagaaataaacattcatagcacgtgttcaaagtttgtcgacatctttactttgtaagttctctttcacacttacaaccttgaaaccgatttttcacacatccaaacaagtttagaattggttcatcatactttcaagaactatgtgatttatcaaaccaacattcaatcacaatcatgggtttaacggttctaccaaaacaagtttcggttctacctccatgtgagtattgtgcatagtcacactagcttcccaaaagttcggttgactaggtactaggatcggttcctcacatatattggtatctaacttatatgtgttgcacatgtccataggatcggttcccctttctaatataaaccttgttgcacccatacaaggatcggttccctttgatgtactgcaccccttactaggatcggttcgctttcccttactaggatcagttccctttcccttacaaggatcgattccatttCCCTTACAAGGTCAGACATATAAAAtctgatcataccacaggtgattacttaaggttggttttattaataaaagttataccaatacat encodes the following:
- the LOC113308311 gene encoding uncharacterized protein LOC113308311; this translates as MEYLTDQKLSVKGIDGYTSGIDAPRMKMRTSWGSLKDYYDIVVWNSPRARQDHWKGLAQQSFEKTDALEKLLYDRFTYGFSNTGVTSSSAFITNQSQEEASLDGTFRMLSLGGSGECIRRRQATSTLDDHGTGYHPVVMDTGISPTYSIPRLSQEENPYLNSNVNLNTDMEFVVETQVESEKAMWI